In Mycobacterium stomatepiae, the following are encoded in one genomic region:
- a CDS encoding DoxX family protein: MTTTPVAQREVQTAAYRVAAMLMGIGTVHFLAPTPFDTIVPAELPGTPRFYTYASGVAEIATGALLVPRPTRRFAALAAIFLFIGVFPANVNMCRLWWSKPWPMRIAAFARLPLQIPMITTALKIMRNS, from the coding sequence ATGACCACCACGCCAGTAGCCCAGCGCGAAGTCCAGACCGCCGCATATCGAGTCGCAGCGATGCTGATGGGTATCGGCACCGTGCATTTCCTCGCCCCCACACCGTTCGACACGATCGTCCCCGCCGAGCTGCCCGGCACCCCGCGGTTCTACACCTATGCATCGGGGGTCGCCGAAATTGCCACCGGCGCCTTGCTGGTGCCGCGACCGACTCGCCGGTTCGCCGCGCTCGCCGCGATCTTTCTGTTCATCGGGGTCTTCCCGGCCAACGTCAACATGTGCCGGTTGTGGTGGAGCAAGCCGTGGCCGATGCGCATCGCCGCCTTCGCACGGCTGCCTCTTCAGATACCGATGATCACCACTGCGCTGAAGATCATGCGCAACAGCTGA